Sequence from the Salinicoccus sp. Bachu38 genome:
CCTTGGACGCACCTTTGACGATGCCTGCGATGTCTGTAAATTCAAATGCCGTAGGGACGGTTTTTTTCGGTTCCACCATTTCCGTCAGTACATTCAATCTTTCATCCGGCACTTCAACGATGCCGACATTCGGATCGATTGTGGCGAACGGATAGTTTGCTGCGAGCGCACCTGCTTTGGTTATTGCGTTGAATAATGTCGATTTGCCGACGTTCGGCAACCCGACGATCCCTGCTGTCAGAGCCATTTATAATCACCTTTATGCTTCATATTTTTTTCTTACCATTTTCATTCTTTTCTCGAAATCACGACGCGGCATCATGATGACCCGGTCACACTGATTACATTTTATCTTGATGTCCGCCCCCATGCGGGTGATGGAGAACAGTCTGCTTCCGCACGGATGCGGCTTCTTCATTTCAACGATATCATTCAGACCATATTCTTTTGTCATGATTATATTCACCTTCATCTTCAGCCATTTTAACATCAAAGTGCTTGATGTCCATTTTAGGTACGGAAATTCCAATCCCTTTGCCTTCAAGATGGTTCTTGATCGCTTTTCTCATGCGCCGTGTCACACCAAAGTGCTCCATCGGCTGTGTTTCGAGCATTACCCGGATGATGGCTTCACCGCTCTGTATGCCCTGCAGTCCGAGAATTTCAGGTTTGGATACGAGCATCTCCTCTTCTTGCCAATGGGCGTCCAGGAATCTCTCCAATATGTTCTCGACTTGGTCGAGATCCTCTTCCACCGAAACATTCATATCCAGCATGGATATCGCATTGTAGCGGGAGAAATTGACGACTTCGTTGATGGTGCCGTTCGGGATGATGAAGAGTTCGCCTTCCCACCCTTGGATTTTTGAAGCACGGAGGCCGAGGGACAGCACTTCGCCCTCGGCAACCGTCGTACCGGAAGTGTTCACCCTGACAAAGTCGCCCTTGTCGAACTGGTTCTCCAGAATGATGAAGAATCCCGTAATCATGTCCTTTACAAGGCTCTGTGCACCGAAACCGATCGCCAGCCCGACAACTCCGGCACCGGCGAGGAGCGTCCTTACAGGCAGGCTGAACGTTTCAAGCACCATCATGATGATGACGAACCATATGAATACCGTCACTGCATTCTGCAGCACATTTATCAGCGTCTGGTTGCGCTTGTTGTTCCCTTTCATCCGGGACTTCGATTTGACCTTGAAGAAATTCTCGATCATCCTGTTGACGATTCTGACAATGATCATCGCTGCAATGATCAGTATAAGTGCCCATATCACCTTTGAAGCAATACCCATCCATAGATCGGGGTCCCTCAAAGTATCCATGATTTCAGCGATGAACATGAATTGTTCATCCGCTGTTGTCATCAGTATATTCGCAAACACTGCTTCCACCTTCACTTTCCAGTTTACTTATCTTCCAACATGGAGATAAGTCTTTTGAACTCTTCTTCATTCCTGAATTCGAATGATATCGTTCCTTTTTTCCGCTTCTTCTTTATCTCCACTGCCGTACCGAATTGTTCCTTGAGCATTGTCTCATGCTTTTCGATGAACTTTGGCTTGTCATGCTTCTGTTTTCTTTTGACATGGGTTTCCTGCAGGCTTTTGACATGGGCTTCGAGTGTCCTGACGCTCATCCCTTCATCGATGGCGCGTTTTGCTGCGCGTTCCATCTGGAGGGGGTCCTTGAGCGCCAGAAGTGTCCTCCCGTGCGCCCCCGAGAGCATCTCGTCATTGATCATCTGTCTGATGGCATTCGGCAGGTTGAGCAGTCTCAGCATATTTGCGATATAGGGCCGTGATTTGCCCAGCCGCTCAGCGACTTCATTCTGGGTGATGTTCAAAGTGGTCATCAGCTGGCGGTAGCTCATCGCCTCTTCCAGGGGATTGAGGTTCTCACGCTGCAGGTTTTCAATGATGGCGAGCTCCATCATTTCGGTATCCGTCATCTCTTTGACGATTGCCGGAATGGTCTCCCTGCCGAGCATCCTGCATGCCCTGTACCTTCTTTCCCCTGCCACGATATCGTAGCCCTTGACGGATTTCCTCACCACGATGGGCTGGATCACGCCATGTGTCTCAATGGAATCAGCCAGTTCCCTGAGCTTGTCCGCGTTGAACTCCATCCGGGGTTGGTAGGGGTTTCTTCTGATTTCGGAAATTTTGAGTTCGATGACCGTCTCACCTTCCTTGCTGCTGGAAAATAAAGCATCCAGTCCCTTTCCCAGACTCTTTCCCAGTCCTTTTTGCCTTGCCATGCGCCACTACCTCCAGTGCAGGGTTCTCATAAGTATAAAATCACATGATGCCATTATATCAGTCAACCTGCCCATTGTAACATAAGAAAAACACCCACACAGTGAGTGTCTACCTATAGATCTTTATCGTCACCTCATGGAACGCATCTTCATCGGCCGACTCATAGGATACATTGAATCCTTTGTCTTTCAGCCTGTCCACTTCACGGTTGAGGTCGTTCAGTATGAAGGACATGTCCTCGTCGAAATCCAGCTCATCATTGACATGCTTCAGCTTCTTTTTGACTGCATGTTCCGTCTCTTTCACCGTCATTTTCTGCTTCCTGATGTCTTCAAGCATCTCTTCCTGGCCCGCGTCCTCCAAACTCAGGAGGGACCTTGCATGCCGTTCGGTGATTTCCTGCTTCTGGAGGGCTTCGATCACCTCATCGGACAATTTCAGAAGGCGCAGCTTGTTGGCGATGAAGGACTGGCTTTTGCCGAGATTCTGTGCAAGGTTCTTCTGGGTGATGCCATCCATCTTGAGGAGCTTCTTATAGGCTTTCGCCTCTTCTATGCTGGAAAGGTTCTCCCGCTGGATGTTTTCTATCAGTGCAATCGCTGCAGATTCGGTATCGGTCAGATACTTCACGATGACCTCCGCTTCTTCACGGTTGAGCATCTTCAGCGCCCTGAACCTGCGTTCCCCTGCAATGATTTCAAACATGCCCTCCTCTATGGGACGGACAGTGATCGGCTGAAGCAGCCCATGCTCCTCGATGGAGTCCGCCAGTTCCCGGATACGGTCCCGGTCGAATGCAGTCCTCGGCTGATAACGGTTCGGTACGATATTTTCCATCGGCAAGTGTTGCAGGGATA
This genomic interval carries:
- a CDS encoding ParB/RepB/Spo0J family partition protein, with the translated sequence MARQKGLGKSLGKGLDALFSSSKEGETVIELKISEIRRNPYQPRMEFNADKLRELADSIETHGVIQPIVVRKSVKGYDIVAGERRYRACRMLGRETIPAIVKEMTDTEMMELAIIENLQRENLNPLEEAMSYRQLMTTLNITQNEVAERLGKSRPYIANMLRLLNLPNAIRQMINDEMLSGAHGRTLLALKDPLQMERAAKRAIDEGMSVRTLEAHVKSLQETHVKRKQKHDKPKFIEKHETMLKEQFGTAVEIKKKRKKGTISFEFRNEEEFKRLISMLEDK
- a CDS encoding mechanosensitive ion channel family protein translates to MKVEAVFANILMTTADEQFMFIAEIMDTLRDPDLWMGIASKVIWALILIIAAMIIVRIVNRMIENFFKVKSKSRMKGNNKRNQTLINVLQNAVTVFIWFVIIMMVLETFSLPVRTLLAGAGVVGLAIGFGAQSLVKDMITGFFIILENQFDKGDFVRVNTSGTTVAEGEVLSLGLRASKIQGWEGELFIIPNGTINEVVNFSRYNAISMLDMNVSVEEDLDQVENILERFLDAHWQEEEMLVSKPEILGLQGIQSGEAIIRVMLETQPMEHFGVTRRMRKAIKNHLEGKGIGISVPKMDIKHFDVKMAEDEGEYNHDKRIWSE
- a CDS encoding ParB/RepB/Spo0J family partition protein, coding for MKKPFSRLFGLIDKSEDQQENVSLQHLPMENIVPNRYQPRTAFDRDRIRELADSIEEHGLLQPITVRPIEEGMFEIIAGERRFRALKMLNREEAEVIVKYLTDTESAAIALIENIQRENLSSIEEAKAYKKLLKMDGITQKNLAQNLGKSQSFIANKLRLLKLSDEVIEALQKQEITERHARSLLSLEDAGQEEMLEDIRKQKMTVKETEHAVKKKLKHVNDELDFDEDMSFILNDLNREVDRLKDKGFNVSYESADEDAFHEVTIKIYR
- a CDS encoding DUF951 domain-containing protein, whose protein sequence is MTKEYGLNDIVEMKKPHPCGSRLFSITRMGADIKIKCNQCDRVIMMPRRDFEKRMKMVRKKYEA